The sequence ACTGCGCAACCGGCCCACCCCGAAACACGGGCACCACGCGGGAAAGGTTCCGCGTGCTGCCACCCCCGCATTCTTCCTGCCGTTACCGATTCGTGTCACCGCCTGTGGACAACTGCCCCGGCGATGCCGGTCATACGACTTGTTCGACCGCGTTTTCGACACGGTCGGCGGGACGCGTCCCGGGGCGGCCGGCCGGTACGTTCCGGGTCAGGCCGGGTCGACCTCGCGCAGCAGACCGGTGCGCACGTCGAAGACGAAACCGCGGACGTCGTCGGTGTGCAGCAGGAAGGGCGAGGTGCGCACCCGCTGCATGGACTGACGCACGTCCTGGTCGACGTCCCGGAAGGACTCCACCGCCCAGGCCGGCCGCTGCCCGACCTCCATCTCCAGCTCGGAGCGGAAGTCCTCGGTCAGGGCCTCCAGGCCGCAGTTGGTGTGGTGGATCAGCACGACGCTGCGGGTGCCGAGCTTGCGCTGGCTGATGGTCAGCGACCGGATCACGTCGTCGGTGACGACGCCGCCCGCGTTGCGGATGGTGTGACAGTCGCCGAGCTGGAGACCGAGGGCCTGGTGCAGGTCGAGCCGGGCGTCCATGCAGGCGACCACGGCGACGCGCAGAACGGGGCTGGCGTCCATGCCCGGATCGGTGAAGGCCTCGGCGTACTTGCGGTTGGCCGACACGAGGACGTCGGTCACACGGCCGCCGGCCGTTATGGCGCCTTCGGATCCAGTGGGTACCGCTGCGGAAGTCGTCATACCGCCGACGTTACTGGTCACGGGGTGTCCCGGCCCGCTGTGAGAGGGGACAAAGAAGGCCATCGCGGCTTGTTGTGAGCGAACCCACAGAGCGGGCGGAGGTCGGCCGAACGGGTGGGCCGGCGCGGATCGGGGTGCCCGCCGCGTCGCGGTGCGCGACGCGCAGGCCGGTTGATTGACCCGGGGACGGCGTGGACTAAAGTGACGCGAAAGCGGGGGACGAGTCTCTCCCCGCTGGTGAGACCCCCGGAGACCCCGGCACCGTCCGGACCCGTCTCCCCGCGCGCGCGGCGCGTACGTACGGCTCGGGGGACCGACGGTGCGTACGGCCCGCCGGAACTGAGAGGCCCCCTTGAGCCAGAGTCGACACGTCCCGGTGATGCTCCAGCGGTGCCTGGACCTGCTGGCGCCCGCCCTGGAGCGCCCCGGAGCGGTGGTCGTCGACTGCACCCTGGGCCTCGGCGGCCACAGCGAGGCGCTGCTGACCCGGTTCCCCGGCGCGCGGCTGATCGGCCTGGACCGGGACAGGGAGGCGCTGCGGCTGTCCGGCGAGCGGCTGGCGCCCTTCGGCGACCGCGCCACCCTGGTGCACGCCGTGTACGACGAGCTGCCCGACGTCCTCGACCGGCTCGGCACGGCGCGCGTGCAGGGCGTGCTGTTCGACCTCGGGGTGTCCTCCATGCAGCTCGACGAGGCCGGCCGCGGCTTCGCCTACGCGCAGGACGCGCCGCTGGACATGCGCATGGACCAGACGACCGGCATCAGCGCCGCCGAGGTCCTCAACACCTACCCGCCCGGCGAACTCGTCCGCATCCTGCGCGCGTACGGCGAGGAGAAGCAGGCCAAGCGGATCGTCGCGGCGGTCGTCCGGGAGCGCGAGAAGGAGCCGTTCAGCACCAGCGCGCGGCTCGTGGAACTGATCCGGGACGCCCTGCCGCAGGCCGCCAAGCGCACCGGTGGCAACCCGGCCAAGCGCACCTTCCAGGCGCTGCGCATCGAGGTCAACGGCGAGCTGTCCGTGCTGGAGCGGGCGGTCCCGGCGGCCGTGAAGGCGCTGGACGTCGGCGGACGCATCGCCGTGCTGTCGTACCACTCGCTTGAAGACCGGCTGGTGAAGCACGTGTTCGCGGCCGGGGCGGCCTCCACCGCGCCGCCCGGGCTGCCGGTCGTGCCCGAGCGGTACCAGCCGCGGCTCAAGCTGCTCACCCGTGGTGCCGAACTTCCCACCGAGGAGGAGATCGCCGAGAACCGCCGGGCCGCGCCGGCCAGGCTGCGCGGTGCCGAACGCATCAGGGAGGACGTGGAGTGAGCGAGACGGGTCGAAGGGTCTCCTTCGCGCACCGGGGGAGCGGCATCCCCGTACCGGGGGAGCGGTGAGCAGGGCACCCGCGCTGAAGGGGAGGGCCGCCCGGCTGGCCCGGCTCTTCCCGGCGGGCCGCGCCCAGGCGGCCCGCACCCCGTTCGTGCTCCTCGTCGTCGTGCTCCTCGGCGGCGGCCTCATCGGGCTGCTGGTGCTGAACTCCGCGCTCAGCGAAGGCTCGTTCGAACTCGCCGACCTGCAGAAGCGGACGAAGACCCTCACCGACGAGGAGCAGGCCCTCCAGCGGGACATCGACGCCTACTCGGCCCCCGACGCCCTCCAGCGGCGCGCCCGCGAACTCGGCATGGTCCCCGGCGGCGACCCCGCCTTCCTCGGCCCCGACGGCACCGTCAAGGGCGTCCCCGGCCCGGCACCCGGGACCGCGGCCCTCACCGGCCCGGCCGCCGCCCCCGGCACCACCGCCCTCTCCGGCCCGGCCGCCGCCCCGCAGACCCAGCTCCCACCCGGCGCCCCCGCCACCGTCCCGGCCCCCGCGCCGCCCCCCGCCGACCCGGCCCCCCGCGGCCCCGCCCGCCGTCCCCCCGTCCGTGTCCATCTTGACCCCCGGCAGGTGACGGAAGTGTCCGACAGGCAACCGCCGCGCCGTCGTGTGCCCGCGCCCGCCAAGCCGCCGCGCCCCAGGGGACCCGTCCGGCGGCAGCCCGGTCCCGGGGCGCGTCCGGTGCGCCGGCCCGGCGGGGCCCGGCCCATGCCGCCCGCCCCGCTCCGGCTCGGCAGCCCCCGGCCCCGGCTCCGCCTGGTCGGCCTCGCCCTGACGCTGGTGCTGCTCGTCTTCGTCGTACGGCTGCTCCAGGTGCAGGCCGTCGACGCGAGCGCGTACGCGGCACGCGCCGAGGAGAACCGGTACGTGGTGCACACCCTGGCCGCCGAGCGCGGCGAGATCACCGACCGCAGCGGCGTCGCCCTCGCCGTGAGCGAGGACGCGTATGACATCACGGCCGACCCGACCATGTTCGGCGCCAAGCAGCTGAAGATCACCGACGGGCCGGAGCGGGCCGCCGCGCTGCTCGCCCCGATCCTCGGCCAGGACCAGGCCGCGCTCGCCGGGAAACTGCGGCCCGCGAACAAGAACTCCCGCTACACCCGCCTGGCCACCCGGCAGACCCCGCAGGTCTGGAAGCAGATCAGGGACCTGAAGACCGCGCTCGCCAACAAGTCCGGCACCGACCACACCACCGTCAACGTGCTGGCCGGCGTCTTCGCGGACCCCAGCAGCCAGCGCGTGTACCCCAACGGCGACCTGGCCGCCGGGATACTGGGCTGGGTCAACGCCGACGGCAAGGGCGGCGGCGGCATCGAGCAGCAGCTCGACAAGCAGCTCACCGGCAAGGACGGCAAGGTCCGCTATGCCCAGGCCGGCGGACGCGAGGTGCCCACGGTCGGGTCGACGGAGACCCCCGCCGTGCCCGGCGCCGACGTCGAGCTGACCATCGACCGGGACATCCAGTGGGCCGCGCAGAACGCCATCAGCGAGCAGGTGCGCGCCTCCAGGGCCGACCGCGGCTACGTCATCGTCCAGGACACCCGCACCGGCCAGATCCTGGCCATGGCCAACTCGCCCGGCTTCGACCCCAACGACCTGTCGAAGGCCGACGGCGACGCCATGGGCAACGCGGCCCTCCAGGACGCCTACGAACCCGGCTCCACCGCCAAGGTGATGTCGATGGCGGCCGTGCTGGAGCGGAACGCCGCGACCCCCCTCACCCACGTCGTCGTGCCCAACCGGCTGCACCGCGGCGACCGGCTCTTCCAGGACGACATCGACCACGCCACCTGGTACCTCACGCTCAACGGCGTGCTCGCCAAGTCCAGCAACATCGGCACCATCCTGGCCACCGGCGAACTCGCCAAGAGCCAGCCCGAGGCCAACAAGATCCTCTATTCCTATCTGCGCAAGTTCGGCATCGGCGGCTACACCGGCCTCGGCTTCCCCGGCGAGACCCCCGGCATCCTCGCAGCGCCGCAGAAGTGGTCCACCTCGCAGCAGTACACGATCCCTTTCGGCCAGGGCTTCTCCATCAACGCCATGCAGGCCGCCTCCGTGTACTCGACCATCGCCAACGGCGGCGTCCGCGTGGAGCCGACCCTGGTGCGCGGTACCAAGGGCGCCGACGGGCGTTTCACCCCGGCGCCGAAGCCCAAGAAGACGCGGGTGGTCAGCGAGAAGACCGCCAAGAGCCTCGCCCGGATGCTGGAGTCGGTGGTCGACGACGAGCAGGGCACCGGCATCAAGGCCCGCATCCCCGGGTACCGGGTGGCGGGCAAGACCGGTACGGCCAACCGTGTGGATCCGGCCACCGGCCGCTACCGCGGCTACACCTCGTCCTTCGCCGGTTTCGCGCCCGCCGACAACCCGCGGATCACCGTCTACTGCGCCATCCAGAACGCCACCTCCGGCAACTACTTCGGCGGCCAGATCTGCGGTCCCATCTACAAGCAGGTGATGGAGTTCGCCCTCAAGACCCTCCAGGTCCCGCCGACCGGGGCGAAGCCCGCCAGCCTGCCCGTCGAGTACAAGCCCTGATCAGCACCCCACTGGTCAGCACGGAAACACCAGGAACGAACTCGTGACAACGATCACTCCCGACGCCGGGAACCACGAGGCCGACAGGCCCTCGCTTCGCTCCGGAGCCGGTACGCCCGGTACGCTCACCGCCGTGCCACACGCTGATCAGTCCCAAACCACCCAGAAGGGCGCTTCCGTGACATATCCGGGACCGCCGCGACCGGTTCAGGTCTCCGCCACACCCCTCGCGGAACTGGCCGATCAGCTGGGTACCGCCGCTCCGGACAGCGCCGCCGAGGTCACGGGGATCACCCACGACTCGCGCGCCGTCCGCCCCGGCGACCTGTACGCCGCCCTGCCGGGCGCCCGGCTGCACGGCGCCGACTTCGCCACCCAGGCCGCCGGCCTCGGCGCGGTCGCCGTGCTCACCGACGCCGACGGCGCCGGACGCGCCGCCGCCACCGGCCTGCCCGTCCTCGTCGTGGACGACCCGCGCGGCCGGATGGGCGAGCTGGCGGCCCGGATCTACGGCCGGCCCGGCCGCGATCTGCTCCAGATCGGCATCACCGGCACCTCCGGCAAGACCACCACCGCCTACCTGGTGGAGGGCGGCCTGCGGACCGCCCGCGCCACCGGTCTGGTGGGCACCGTCGAGACGCGCATCGGCGACGAGCGGATCAAGTCCGAGCGCACCACCCCCGAGGCCACCGACCTCCAGGCCCTGTTCGCCGTCATGCGCGAACGCGGCGTCGAGGCGGTCGCCATGGAGGTCTCCAGCCACGCCCTGGTCCTCGGCCGGGTCGACGGCTGCGTCTTCGACATCGCCGTCTTCACCAACCTCAGCCCGGAACACATGGAGTTCCACTCCGACATGGAGGACTACTTCCGGGCCAAGGCGCAGCTGTTCACACCGGAGCGCAGCAGGCTCGGCGTGGTCAACGCCGACGACGAGTACGGCCGCCGGCTCGCCGAGGAGGCGACCGTGCCGGTCGTCACCTACTCCGCCGAGGGCCACCCGGACGCCGACTGGCGCGCCCAGGGCGTCCAGATCGGCCCCATGGACTCGACGTTCACCGTCCTCGGCCCCGGCGGCGAGCGGATCCACGCCAGGTCGCCGATCGCCGGTCCCTTCAACGTGGCGAACACCCTCGCCGCCGTCGTCGCCCTCGCCGCCGCCGGCCTCGACCCGCAGACCGC comes from Streptomyces sp. SCL15-4 and encodes:
- a CDS encoding beta-class carbonic anhydrase — translated: MAFFVPSHSGPGHPVTSNVGGMTTSAAVPTGSEGAITAGGRVTDVLVSANRKYAEAFTDPGMDASPVLRVAVVACMDARLDLHQALGLQLGDCHTIRNAGGVVTDDVIRSLTISQRKLGTRSVVLIHHTNCGLEALTEDFRSELEMEVGQRPAWAVESFRDVDQDVRQSMQRVRTSPFLLHTDDVRGFVFDVRTGLLREVDPA
- the rsmH gene encoding 16S rRNA (cytosine(1402)-N(4))-methyltransferase RsmH, whose protein sequence is MSQSRHVPVMLQRCLDLLAPALERPGAVVVDCTLGLGGHSEALLTRFPGARLIGLDRDREALRLSGERLAPFGDRATLVHAVYDELPDVLDRLGTARVQGVLFDLGVSSMQLDEAGRGFAYAQDAPLDMRMDQTTGISAAEVLNTYPPGELVRILRAYGEEKQAKRIVAAVVREREKEPFSTSARLVELIRDALPQAAKRTGGNPAKRTFQALRIEVNGELSVLERAVPAAVKALDVGGRIAVLSYHSLEDRLVKHVFAAGAASTAPPGLPVVPERYQPRLKLLTRGAELPTEEEIAENRRAAPARLRGAERIREDVE
- a CDS encoding penicillin-binding protein 2, producing MSDRQPPRRRVPAPAKPPRPRGPVRRQPGPGARPVRRPGGARPMPPAPLRLGSPRPRLRLVGLALTLVLLVFVVRLLQVQAVDASAYAARAEENRYVVHTLAAERGEITDRSGVALAVSEDAYDITADPTMFGAKQLKITDGPERAAALLAPILGQDQAALAGKLRPANKNSRYTRLATRQTPQVWKQIRDLKTALANKSGTDHTTVNVLAGVFADPSSQRVYPNGDLAAGILGWVNADGKGGGGIEQQLDKQLTGKDGKVRYAQAGGREVPTVGSTETPAVPGADVELTIDRDIQWAAQNAISEQVRASRADRGYVIVQDTRTGQILAMANSPGFDPNDLSKADGDAMGNAALQDAYEPGSTAKVMSMAAVLERNAATPLTHVVVPNRLHRGDRLFQDDIDHATWYLTLNGVLAKSSNIGTILATGELAKSQPEANKILYSYLRKFGIGGYTGLGFPGETPGILAAPQKWSTSQQYTIPFGQGFSINAMQAASVYSTIANGGVRVEPTLVRGTKGADGRFTPAPKPKKTRVVSEKTAKSLARMLESVVDDEQGTGIKARIPGYRVAGKTGTANRVDPATGRYRGYTSSFAGFAPADNPRITVYCAIQNATSGNYFGGQICGPIYKQVMEFALKTLQVPPTGAKPASLPVEYKP
- a CDS encoding UDP-N-acetylmuramoyl-L-alanyl-D-glutamate--2,6-diaminopimelate ligase; the encoded protein is MTYPGPPRPVQVSATPLAELADQLGTAAPDSAAEVTGITHDSRAVRPGDLYAALPGARLHGADFATQAAGLGAVAVLTDADGAGRAAATGLPVLVVDDPRGRMGELAARIYGRPGRDLLQIGITGTSGKTTTAYLVEGGLRTARATGLVGTVETRIGDERIKSERTTPEATDLQALFAVMRERGVEAVAMEVSSHALVLGRVDGCVFDIAVFTNLSPEHMEFHSDMEDYFRAKAQLFTPERSRLGVVNADDEYGRRLAEEATVPVVTYSAEGHPDADWRAQGVQIGPMDSTFTVLGPGGERIHARSPIAGPFNVANTLAAVVALAAAGLDPQTAADGIAAVAGVPGRLERVDAGQPYLAVVDYAHKTDAVESVLKALRKVTKGRLHVVLGCGGDRDRTKRAPMGAAAARLADTAVLTSDNPRSEDPLAILATMLQGAASVPAHERGEVLLFEDRAAAVAAAVGRAQAGDTVLVAGKGHEQGQDIAGVIRPFDDRQVLREAIQKTQG